GCCCTTGTCTGTTACTAAAGttgggtagttcaaacctaccaccaGTGGCATCACGGAACAAAGGCCTGGCTCTACTTGCATAAAAATCACTGGCAAGAAACCCCAAGGTTGCcttgaattggcatcgactcaatggcagcagattTGGTTTTCTTCTCCCAGGAAGGGGCCCAGATCACATCAGGCTTTGTCACAATCATTTTAGGACCCACGCTGCCAGAAGGCTCCGGCATGAGGCGATGTCTTCCGGGCTCTGAACGTTTGGAGGAACCACGTTGCGTCTGTTCACTGACCAGGACTGGCCCCCAGCTGGCTGACTGCCAGGAGTCCCTCTTGCCTTCCATCCCCAGAAATCCATCTGCATTTGGGCTGGGGGTgcgggtgagggtggggaggagtcTCCCAGGTCCTTGCATCCATGGGACTGCCAGAGGGTCTATGCCCAGCACCTCACATCACCTGCGAGGAGACCCACCCCGTACCAGGCAGCCCACCTGCTGCTGGAACCACCTGCAGGGAAGAGGCGGAGAGATGCTTCTggcagcagctctgggcaaagggaTCTGAAACAAGACTCCAGACTGGGGCCAGACGCACCCCCACCAACGCCGAGGGCAGAGTTCTCCACTGAAATCTGCCCACGGGTCCCCGGGGAGTAGAGACTGCCTCTCTGGGGTAAACACACAGACCTGTGGATTCCATCCCCCCCAAAATAAACTTTATGCTTTGGAACTTGGTATTTGGCAAGAGTTCGTCACGATGTCCACACACACAGTGAGTAAAATCTACCTGGATCCGAGACTACCTCGTGGACACCCTCCTTGACTCCCATAGCAcagggcgaggtccccaggggggCCActgagaagggtgacggtgagccGCTCACCACCAGGGATGACATGGGACTTCCCTCAACCCACAGGTTCTCATTTTATTCACGTGTCCTGGGAACAGCCAggaatattgatttttttcttcttttatttgggGGAATGTGGTTTTTGGGTTCAAGAATAATTACTAGTCTTTTTTAAAGTCCTGTGTAATTTCTAAATAACATTTTTCCTTAATCAAGCCGACACTGTCAACTCCTTCTGTCCCTGATCTTCTGAATCAATGGCGTAGAGACGGCTGTTGCTTGGCGAGGCGGCGTGGGAAACCGGCCTGTAGATCCTGTGGCCGAAAGCGTCCGTTTCCTCAAAGGTGTAGCCAGGGGGCTCGGCGTAGGAAGCCAGGCACCTGCTCACTTCCTTCGGGGTAAAGTTGATGGAGTAGGTGGTCTGGCCTTCCAGAGGGCCCAGTACCTGGGGGCCAGACCAAGAGGGCTTACAGCTCTTGGTACTgatgggggggtggggcacaTAGTGGGCCCGCGTGGTGGTCAGGTGTTCAAAGGGCTGGGTGGAGAAGTTCATCTGGGGAGAGGGCTTCACGGGCTCGGTGCGCGTGTGGGACCACTGCTTGTAGTCGtccttggtggtggtggagccCTCGAAGCGGCCTCCCTTCTTGatgtggagcacaggtctgcaGGACTGCGCCGGGCCGCCCTTCGGGTACGTGTAGTGGGCCTGCGCGGTGGTCAGGAGGTCCATCTTCTCCTCGGGAGGGACGTAGGTGGCTGGCACTTTGGCCAAGACCTGGGGCGTGGGCCACACTTGGAACTTATCTCTAAACTCCGTGGTGTTAGAGAAAGACTTATCCGCTGCACAGGCCTTGGCTGGAGGCTTCAAGCTCTTGGCGGGCTCCCCGACCAGGCCCCGGAAGGACTCTTTGTGGGTGGTCTGGCTTTCGAAGGGAATGTCGCACGGCATGAACTTCTCAGCCTTGTGCACGAAGCGCTTCTCCACGGGGTGGGCCACGTAGTTCATCTTGTAGTTGGTCAGGTCCTCGAGGGGCACGGTGCAGAGCTTGGGCACCAGGCGCGGCTTGCAGCTGGTAGTGCTCACAGGGCCCTTCACGTAGTAGTCGTCCTGGTGCGTGGTTCTGTTGTCAAACTTGGTGGGGGCTGGCTGGTAGTGGTATGCCGGACCAAGGGCCTCTCGTCGGGGTTGGTTCCATGGCAAATAATCAGCTGAAATGAAAACCAAAGCCGTCACTCAGAGGAAGCCACGCCGTCCAACCTATACGCAGTCCAAGGGGATCCCCAAAGGCGCGAGGCAGCCTCTAGTGAAAGGTTCTTGGGGACAATGGGAAAACCAAgtgtgccccctccctccccccacctcgacCAAGAGCTTGTGTTTCAACACTATGGTATTTGtgggctttggggcaggagaggcatgcAAGGTTGTAGAGAGCCCGTGGCTGTGAGCCGGTTGGCCTTTGTTGGCTTACCTGAACCCCAACTGGCAATAGAACTATTGTTCATGCCTTAGCCTGACCTAGAAGTACCGGACAGATGGAATGGCGGTAGAGGCCCAGTTGGCTTACTCCATATCATCTAGTCACAGTATTTGTAACTCCCGCTGGATAACCAAGTGGAAGCAAACTAGGGTGAAGAAGGGGGTAACTTATGCTTTGGGGCATTCAGCCTCGGGCTGGCATGGAGGTCAGATACACCCACCTCTCCACTGCCAGCAGCTCTCTGCAAAGCTGTGCATAAGGATTTCAGGGGCTCATTCTTCTGTGGGTCAAGCCTTTATacctggtctgttcttagtctagaaactcctctgaaatctgttcactttgggtgaccctgctgccattGGAACTGTCAATGGTGTAACTTCCCGTATGACAGCAGCACACGAGCCACCACAGCAAGACAAAcggacagacagaatgctcctgagggggaaggatggcaagacttggtctcacgtgctttggacatgttgtcagaagagaccaggtccctagagaaggacatcatgcttgaggagatggattgacacagtggctgcagcagtcgcTCAAGCttaaggaacaattgtgaggagggcacgggacaccaagcagtgttttgttctgctgtgcctcaggtcgctatgggtcagaaccgactcaacgtACCTAACTAAAACCACCACCAGTTCTTCACCCCTCCTTGAAACACCATAGATCCCCACTGTCCTTGGCCAGAGTTCGGTGGCTTTTCTTGAAGAAACACTTTGGGACTGTTTGTATGCCTTTGGTTGGATGCCAAAGTCCTAAAGCAGATTCGCCTTGCTCTGTCCAGCTTCAGCATTGttttgtggggagggagaggttTCCCGAGTTCTTAACGCCACCTTTCCAGAAGTCCAGATAGCCCCCTACCCGGCCTCCAGCCACACTCTGAAGTTTGTTTTAGGCCAATAATACTACCAACTGCTTACTCAAAATCGACCTCATTTTAATTGAAAATCTAATCTTTCTCTGAGACCCATTAATGGGTCTATCAGCATCTTGAAAACATTAGTGAGCCTTAGCAGAAACCATCTTGCTGAATATAAACCACATGTTAGCCCGCAGGCTTCAGGCCTCACCCAAGTGGGGGCATCTACCTGCCTACACAGTGCCTCCGGTGCTCGGAGGATGGTGGGCCGGGGCTTTTCTGGTCCTCTTCGGTGATGGATGAAGTGTTAAGAAAACAGGTTCCTAAGCTAAAAGCTGCCCCATGTGATTTCTGATCCTCAACAATAGCGTTGAAACACATTATCCAGCCTCCTAACCCATGCATTtattacaaaaaacaaacaaacacaaaaaccctCCTTCGAACCTTGCAAACCTCAGCATTCCACATGACAAACTATTTACACACCTGAAAAGCCAGCAGTAAAACCCTCCAGGACCACGGT
This window of the Tenrec ecaudatus isolate mTenEca1 chromosome 10, mTenEca1.hap1, whole genome shotgun sequence genome carries:
- the SAXO1 gene encoding stabilizer of axonemal microtubules 1, which encodes MALSVLVGPAAPPSRGHLVDLGPTLLVGPDSCRGQAAGIWLPQVIPLRARARPPHLGKGRAPPGGGPDMGGWVGTLETPASQAALCGPRDVVTVVARPAARGFQPRQVWSSGRAEAGRAAPGGRLAGASRHHCPHLPTKIYDKTENPCLLSEYTENYPLYYSYLPRESFKPKLEYKKGSVPMEGLTTSRRDFGFHKVSPVKGPQPKQFVPSGEDMDLLTTYKQDYNPYPVCRVEPIKPSDNKYLHDTRMECLPTYKADYLPWNQPRREALGPAYHYQPAPTKFDNRTTHQDDYYVKGPVSTTSCKPRLVPKLCTVPLEDLTNYKMNYVAHPVEKRFVHKAEKFMPCDIPFESQTTHKESFRGLVGEPAKSLKPPAKACAADKSFSNTTEFRDKFQVWPTPQVLAKVPATYVPPEEKMDLLTTAQAHYTYPKGGPAQSCRPVLHIKKGGRFEGSTTTKDDYKQWSHTRTEPVKPSPQMNFSTQPFEHLTTTRAHYVPHPPISTKSCKPSWSGPQVLGPLEGQTTYSINFTPKEVSRCLASYAEPPGYTFEETDAFGHRIYRPVSHAASPSNSRLYAIDSEDQGQKELTVSA